The region GTCCAAACGATGAGTAGCCCTGACGCACTCAATACCGCAGGCCTGGACCTGACCCTGGCCGACACCCAGGCCATCGACGACTGCTGGAACCGTATCGGCATCCATGGCGACAAGTCCTGCCCGTTGCTGGCCGAGCATATCCACTGCCGCAACTGCTCGGTGTACTCCGCCGCCGCCACGCGTTTGCTCGACCGTTACGCCTTGCAGCAGGAGGACCAACGCCCGCAGGCGGTCGTTGAAGTCGCGAGTGATGTCGTCACTCGATCCCTGTTGATGTTCCGCCTCGGCGAAGAATGGCTGGGTATTGCAACCCGTTGCCTGGTGGAGGTGGCGCCGCTGCAAGCGATACATTCGCTGCCACATCAGCGTTCCCGCGCATTGCTCGGTGTGGCCAATGTACGCGGCGCGCTGGTGGCGTGTTTATCGCTGGTGGAGTTGCTGGGGCTGGACCCCACCAGCCATGGTGCAACCGGCGGGCGTATCATGCCGCGCATGTTGATTATTGCCGCACAGGACGGCCCGGTGGTGGTGCCGGTGGATGAAGTCGACGGCATTCATGCCATCGACGAACGTACCTTGAAGGCGGCGTCGGCCTCCGGCACCCAGGCCAGTGCGCGTTTCACCCAGGGTGTGCTGCAGTGGAAAGGCCGCAGCCTGCGGTGGCTGGATGAGGCGCAATTGCTGTCCGCCGTGACCCGGAGCCTCACATGACCCCCGACCAGATGCGCGATGCCTCGCTGCTGGAACTGTTCAGCCTGGAAGCCGATGCGCAGACCCAGGTATTGAACGCCGGTTTGCTGGCCCTGGAGCGCAACCCGACCCAGGCCGATCAGCTGGAAGCCTGCATGCGCGCCGCGCATTCGCTCAAGGGCGCCGCGCGGATTGTCGGCGTGGACGCCGGGGTCAGCGTGGCTCACGTCATGGAGGATTGCCTGGTCAGCGCCCAGGAAAACCGCCTGTACCTGCAACCCGAACATATCGATGCGTTACTGCAAGGTACCGATCTGCTGATGCGTATCGCCACGCCCGGCAACGACGTGGGCCCCGCAGATATCGAGGCCTATGTGGCCCTGATGGAGCGCCTGCTCGATCCGTCGCAGCCGATTGCCAGGGTTGAACCTGCGCCAACGCCCAAGCCGGCACCCGCGCCTATCCTCGAAGAGCTGCCACCGGAGCTCGAGCCTGCGGCGTCGGCCACGCCTTCTGCGCCGCGCCAGAACAAACCCATGACCGAAGGCGGCGAGCGCGTGCTGCGGGTGACCGCCGAGCGCTTGAACAGCCTGTTGGACCTGTCCAGCAAATCGCTGGTGGAAACCCAACGACTCAAGCCTTACCTGGCCAGCATGCAGCGCCTCAAACGCATTCAAAGCAACAGTGTGCGTGCGTTGGACACGCTGGATGGCCAACTCAAGGCTCTGGATTTAAGCCTTGAAGCTCAGGAGGCCCTGGCCGACACCCGCCGTCTTTTAAGCGAAGCCCAGGCCCTGCTGGCGGAAAAAACTGCCGAGCTGGATGAGTTCGGCTGGCAGGCCGGGCAGCGCGCCCAGGTGCTTTACGACACGGCGTTGGCCTGCCGCATGCGGCCGTTTGCCGATGTACTCGCCGGGCAGGTGCGCATGGTCCGCGACCTTGGCCGCAGCCTGGGCAAGCAGGTGCGCCTGGAGATCGAGGGCGAAAAGACCCAGGTCGACCGCGACGTGCTGGAAAAGCTCGAAGCGCCGCTCACCCACTTGCTGCGCAATGCTGTCGACCACGGTATCGAAATGCCCGAGCAGCGCATGCTCGCCGGTAAACCTGCTGAAGGCTTGATTCGCCTGCGAGCCTCCCACCAGGCGGGCCTGCTGGTGCTGGAGCTGAGTGACGACGGCAATGGCGTCGACCTTGAGCGCCTGCGCGGCACCATCGTCGACCGGCACCTGTCACCTTTGGAAACTGCCCTGCGCTTGAGCGAAGAGGAACTGCTGACGTTCCTGTTCCTGCCAGGGTTCAGCCTGCGCGACAAGGTCACCGAAGTATCCGGGCGTGGCGTCGGCCTGGACGCGGTGCAGCATATGGTTCGCCAACTGCGCGGCGCGGTGGTGCTGGAGCAGACGGCGGGGCAGGGCAGTCGCTTCCATCTGGAGGTGCCGTTGACTCTGTCGGTGGTGCGCAGCCTGGTGGTGGAGGTCGGTGAAGAAGCCTACGCATTCCCACTGGCCCACATCGAACGCATGTGCGACCTGGCGCCCGATGACATCGTGCAACTGGAAGGCCGTCAGCATTTCTGGCACGAAGGCCGGCATGTCGGCCTGGTTGCCGCCAGCCAGTTGTTGCAGCGCCCGCCGGGGCAGAGTAATGAAGAAACCTTGAAGGTAGTGGTGATCCGCGAGCGCGATGCGGTGTATGGCATTGCGGTGGAACGCTTTATCGGCGAGCGCACCCTGGTGGTGTTGCCGCTGGATGATCGCCTGGGCAAAGTCCAGGACATCTCCGCCGGGGCCTTGCTGGATGACGGCTCGGTGGTGTTGATCGTCGACGTCGAAGACATGCTGCGTTCGGTGGATAAATTGCTCAACACCGGCCGCCTGGAACGTATCGCCCGGCGCAGCCAACAGGCTGCCGAAGCACCGCGTAAACGGGTGCTGGTGGTGGACGACTCGCTCACTGTGCGAGAGCTGCAACGCAAATTATTACTTAATCGTGGTTATGAAGTGGCCGTAGCGGTCGATGGCATGGACGGCTGGAACGCGCTGCGTTCCGAAGACTTCGACTTGCTGATCACTGACATTGATATGCCTCGTATGGACGGGATCGAATTGGTCACACTCTTGCGCCGTGATAGTCGCCTGCAATCGTTGCCGGTGATGGTGGTCTCGTACAAGGATCGCGAAGAAGACCGGCGTCGTGGACTGGACGCCGGCGCCGACTATTATCTAGCTAAAGCCAGTTTCCATGACGACGCCTTGCTGGACGCCGTGATGGAACTGATTGGAGGCGCCCGGGCATGAGGATCGCGATCGTCAATGACATGCCCCTGGCGTTGGAAGCCTTGCGGCGCGCCTTGAGTCTTGAACCCGCGCACCAAGTGGTGTGGGTGGCCAACAATGGCCTTGAAGCCGTACAGCGTTGCGCCGAACTGACGCCGGACCTGATCCTGATGGACTTGATCATGCCGGTGATGGACGGCGTAGAAGCCACGCGGCAGATCATGGCCGAAACCCCGTGCCCGATCTTGATCGTCACCGTGGACCGTCAGGCCAATGTCAGCCGAGTGTTTGAAGCCATGGGCCATGGCGCGCTGGACGTGGTGGATACACCGGCGCTGGGCGTGGGCAATCCCAAGGATGCGGCGGCGCCTTTGCTGCGCAAGATCCTCAACATTGGCTGGCTGGTCGGCCAGAGTGGCAGCCGCGTACGCGCCGAAACCGCGCCCCAGCGCTCCACCGGCAAACGCCGCAGCCTGGTGGCGATCGGGTCGTCGGCAGGCGGGCCGGCTGCCCTGGAAATCCTGCTCAAGGGTTTGCCCCGAGACTTTCCGGCGGCCATCGTGCTGGTGCAGCATGTGGACCAGGTGTTTGCCGCCGGCATGGCGGAGTGGCTGAGCAGCGCCTCCGGGCTGCCGGTGCGCCTGGCCCGTGAAGGCGAGCCGCCACAAGCTGGAACGGTGTTGCTGGCCGGCACCAATCACCACATTCGCCTGTTGAAAAATGGCACGTTAGCCTATACCGCAGAGCCGGTGAACGAGATCTACCGGCCGTCCATCGACGTGTTTTTCGAGAGCGTCGCCAGCCACTGGAACGGCGATGCCGTCGGCGTATTACTCACCGGCATGGGCCGCGACGGCGCCCAGGGGCTCAAGTTGTTGCGTGAACAAGGATATTTGACCATCGCCCAGGATCAACAAAGCTCGGCGGTGTATGGCATGCCCAAAGCGGCGGCGGCGATTGATGCTGCTGTTGAAATTCGCCCACTGGATAGAATTGCACCCCGATTGCTGGAGGTATTTGCAAAATGATCAGTATCTCCCGCTGCTGGCTTGCAGGTAGTAATTCAGGTGACTGCACATGAGTGATTTACAGATCGACGACATCAAGACCGACGAAAATGCTGCCATGGTGTTGCTGGTCGACGACCAGGCCATGATCGGCGAAGCGGTGCGGCGTGGGCTCGCCCATGAAGAAAACATCGATTTCCACTTTTGCGCCGATCCGCATCAGGCGATTGCCCAGGCCATCCGCATTAAGCCAACCGTCATTCTGCAAGACCTGGTCATGCCGGGCCTCGACGGCCTGACGCTGGTGCGCGAATACCGCAACCACCCGGCCACGGCGAACATTCCGATCATCGTGCTCTCGACCAAGGAAGAGCCGTTGATCAAAAGCGCGGCGTTCTCGGCCGGGGCCAATGATTACCTGGTCAAGCTGCCGGACAATATCGAGCTGGTGGCGCGCATTCGCTATCACTCGCGCTCCTACATGACGTTGTTGCAGCGGGATGCGGCCTACCGTGCGCTGCGGGTCAGCCAGCAGCAGTTGCTGGACACCAATCTGGTGCTGCAACGGTTGATGAACTCCGACGGTCTGACCGGGCTGTCCAACCGCCGCCACTTTGACGAATACCTGGAATTGGAATGGCGCCGCGCCATGCGTGACCAGACTCAGCTGTCACTGCTGATGATCGACGTCGACTTCTTCAAGACCTTCAACGACAGCTTTGGCCATGTTGAAGGTGACGAAGCCCTGCGCAAAGTCGCCGCCGCCATCCGTGAAGCCAGTAGCCGTCCTTCGGACCTGCCGGCGCGTTACGGGGGTGAAGAGTTCGCCCTGGTGTTGCCGAACACCTCGCCGGGTGGTGCGCGCCTGGTGGCGGAAAAGCTGCGCATGGCAGTAGCCGCGCTGAAAATCCCGCATATTGCACCAGCTGAAGGCTCGAGCCTGACCATCAGCATCGGCCTGTCGACCATGACCCCGCAGCAGAGCAGCGATTGCCGGCTGCTGATCATGGCAGCGGACAAGGGTTTGTATACGGCCAAGCATAATGGGCGTAACCAGGTGGGTATCGAATAATTCGGTACAACGCTAATCCCTTGTGGGAGCGGGCTTGCTCGCGAATGCGGTATGTCAGGTAATGAATCAGTGACTGACCCACCGCATTCGCGAGCAAGCCCGCTCCCACATTTGGATCTTCATTGTTCTTGAGATCGGATGCAGACCCGCCTTTTCGCCAAGCGGGCTGCCGTTCGCGTCTCTTTGTCGTTATACTCGTCGGCTTTCAAAAGTTCGCCAACGAGTGCTGCCCGCCATGGAAATCAACCCGATCCTTAACACCATCAAGGACCTGTCCGAGCGCTCCGAAACTATTCGGGGGTATCTTTGACTACGATCAAAAGCATGAGCGTCTGACCGAAGTCAATCGCGAGCTTGAAGATCCGGCTGTCTGGAACAAACCTGAATACGCCCAGGAACTGGGCCGCGAGCGCGCTGCGCTGGCGCAGATCGTCGACACCCTCGACGAATTGAACACCGGTCTGGGCGATTGCCGTGACCTGCTGGACATGGCCGTCGAAGAAAACGACGAAGGCGCAGTGGGCGATGTCGTCGCCGAGCTGGCCCGTCTCGAGGAAAACCTCGCCAAGCTTGAATTCCGCCGCATGTTCAGCCACGAAATGGACCCGAACAACGCCTACCTGGATATCCAGGCCGGTTCCGGCGGCACCGAGGCCCAGGACTGGGCCAACATCCTGCTGCGCATGTACCTGCGCTGGGCTGACAAGCGCGGTTTCGACGCAACCATCATGGAGCTGTCAGCCGGTGAAGTCGCCGGTATCAAAGGCGCGACCGTGCACATCAAGGGTGAATACGCCTTTGGCTGGCTGCGTACCGAGATTGGCGTGCATCGCCTGGTGCGCAAGAGCCCGTTCGACTCCGGCAACCGTCGCCACACTTCGTTCTCCGCGGTGTTCGTCTCCCCAGAGATCGACGACAAAGTGGAAATCGAGATCAACCCGGCCGACCTGCGAATCGACACCTACCGCTCCTCCGGCGCCGGTGGTCAGCACGTAAACACCACCGACTCGGCCGTACGTATTACCCACGTACCGACCAACACCGTGGTCAGCTGCCAGAACGAACGTTCCCAGCACGCGAACAAGGACACCGCCATGAAAATGCTGCGGGCCAAGTTGTACGAGCAGGAAATGCAGAAGCGCAACGCGGCTTCGCAGGCGCTGGAAGACACCAAGTCGGATATCGGCTGGGGTCACCAGATCCGTTCTTATGTGCTCGATGCGTCGCGGATCAAGGATCTGCGCACTAACATCGAACGCAGCGACTGCGACAAGGTGCTCGACGGCGATATCGACGAATACCTGGAAGCCAGCCTGAAATCAGGCCTGTAAAAAGACTGTAGGAGCCGGGGGGACACTTAGTCCTTGCCCGGCGATCCCCTGCCGAAGGCTGGGGAAAACGTACCTGTGATGGAATTTCAAAAGACATGAGCGACCAACAACTCGACCCGCAAGCCCTGCAACAGGAAGAAAACTCCCTGATCGCCCTGCGCAAGGAAAAGCTTGCTGCCGAGCGCGCCAAGGGTAACGCCTTCCCCAACGACTTCCGCCGCGACAACTACTGCGATGCCTTGCAGAAGCAATACGCGGACAAGACCAAGGAAGAGCTGGCGGAAGCGGCGATCCCGGTCAAGGTGGCAGGTCGCATCATGCTCAACCGTGGCTCGTTCATGGTGATCCAGGACATGACCGGGCGTATTCAGGTCTACGTCAACCGCAAGACCCTTTCGGAAGAAACCCTGGCCTCGGTGAAAACCTGGGACATGGGCGACATCATCGCGGCCGAAGGCACCCTGGCCCGTTCCGGCAAGGGCGACCTGTACGTTGAGATGACCAGTGTGCGCCTGTTGACCAAGTCGCTGCGCCCTCTGCCGGACAAGCACCACGGCCTGACCGATACCGAGCAGCGCTATCGCCAGCGCTACGTTGACCTGATCGTCAACGAAGACGTGCGCCAGACCTTCCGCGTGCGTTCGCAGGTCATCGCCCACATCCGCAGCTTCCTGATGCAACGTGACTTCCTGGAAGTGGAAACCCCGATGCTGCAAACCATCCCGGGTGGTGCCGCAGCCAAACCGTTCGAAACCCACCACAACGCGCTGGACCTGGAAATGTTCCTGCGTATCGCGCCTGAGCTTTACCTCAAGCGCCTTGTTGTCGGCGGCTTCGAAAAAGTCTTCGAGATCAACCGCAACTTCCGTAACGAAGGCGTTTCGACGCGTCACAACCCTGAATTCACCATGTTGGAGTTCTACCAGGCGTACGCCGACTACGAAGACAACATGGACCTGACCGAAGAACTGTTCCGCGAACTGGCACAGCTGGTGCTGGGCAGCACCGACGTGCCTTACGGCGACAAGGTGTTCCACTTCGGCGAGCCGTTTGTACGCCTCTCGGTGTTCGACTCGATCCTCAAGTACAACCCAGAGTTGACCGCTGACGACCTGACCGACATCGACAAGGCCCGCGCCATCGCCAAGAAAGCCGGCGCCAAGGTGCTGGGCTTTGAAGGCCTGGGCAAACTGCAGGTGATGATTTTCGAAGAACTGGTGGAGCACAAGCTGGAGCAGCCGCACTTTATTACCCAGTACCCGTTCGAAGTGTCGCCGCTGGCCCGTCGCAACGACGACAACCCGAACGTTACCGACCGTTTCGAGCTGTTCATCGGCGGCCGCGAAATCGCCAACGCCTACTCCGAGCTTAACGACGCGGAAGACCAGGCCGAGCGCTTCATGGCGCAGGTGGCCGACAAGGACGCCGGCGACGACGAAGCCATGCACTACGACGCCGACTTCGTCCGCGCGCTGGAGTACGGCATGCCACCGACTGCCGGTGAAGGTATCGGTATCGACCGGTTGGTGATGTTGTTGACCAACTCGCCGTCGATCCGCGACGTGATCTTGTTCCCGCACATGCGGCCACAAGCGTAACCCTAGCGAAATCCGAAGCCGCCTTTTATAAGGCGGCTTTTTTATGGGGTGTATTTAGCCGTCAATAGAACGGCGCCAGGTGTTCGTTCCCACGACGACCCGTCTGCTTGGGAATGCTGCCCGTGACGC is a window of Pseudomonas antarctica DNA encoding:
- a CDS encoding chemotaxis protein CheW; this translates as MSSPDALNTAGLDLTLADTQAIDDCWNRIGIHGDKSCPLLAEHIHCRNCSVYSAAATRLLDRYALQQEDQRPQAVVEVASDVVTRSLLMFRLGEEWLGIATRCLVEVAPLQAIHSLPHQRSRALLGVANVRGALVACLSLVELLGLDPTSHGATGGRIMPRMLIIAAQDGPVVVPVDEVDGIHAIDERTLKAASASGTQASARFTQGVLQWKGRSLRWLDEAQLLSAVTRSLT
- the prfB gene encoding peptide chain release factor 2 (programmed frameshift), whose translation is MEINPILNTIKDLSERSETIRGYLDYDQKHERLTEVNRELEDPAVWNKPEYAQELGRERAALAQIVDTLDELNTGLGDCRDLLDMAVEENDEGAVGDVVAELARLEENLAKLEFRRMFSHEMDPNNAYLDIQAGSGGTEAQDWANILLRMYLRWADKRGFDATIMELSAGEVAGIKGATVHIKGEYAFGWLRTEIGVHRLVRKSPFDSGNRRHTSFSAVFVSPEIDDKVEIEINPADLRIDTYRSSGAGGQHVNTTDSAVRITHVPTNTVVSCQNERSQHANKDTAMKMLRAKLYEQEMQKRNAASQALEDTKSDIGWGHQIRSYVLDASRIKDLRTNIERSDCDKVLDGDIDEYLEASLKSGL
- a CDS encoding diguanylate cyclase gives rise to the protein MSDLQIDDIKTDENAAMVLLVDDQAMIGEAVRRGLAHEENIDFHFCADPHQAIAQAIRIKPTVILQDLVMPGLDGLTLVREYRNHPATANIPIIVLSTKEEPLIKSAAFSAGANDYLVKLPDNIELVARIRYHSRSYMTLLQRDAAYRALRVSQQQLLDTNLVLQRLMNSDGLTGLSNRRHFDEYLELEWRRAMRDQTQLSLLMIDVDFFKTFNDSFGHVEGDEALRKVAAAIREASSRPSDLPARYGGEEFALVLPNTSPGGARLVAEKLRMAVAALKIPHIAPAEGSSLTISIGLSTMTPQQSSDCRLLIMAADKGLYTAKHNGRNQVGIE
- a CDS encoding hybrid sensor histidine kinase/response regulator; protein product: MTPDQMRDASLLELFSLEADAQTQVLNAGLLALERNPTQADQLEACMRAAHSLKGAARIVGVDAGVSVAHVMEDCLVSAQENRLYLQPEHIDALLQGTDLLMRIATPGNDVGPADIEAYVALMERLLDPSQPIARVEPAPTPKPAPAPILEELPPELEPAASATPSAPRQNKPMTEGGERVLRVTAERLNSLLDLSSKSLVETQRLKPYLASMQRLKRIQSNSVRALDTLDGQLKALDLSLEAQEALADTRRLLSEAQALLAEKTAELDEFGWQAGQRAQVLYDTALACRMRPFADVLAGQVRMVRDLGRSLGKQVRLEIEGEKTQVDRDVLEKLEAPLTHLLRNAVDHGIEMPEQRMLAGKPAEGLIRLRASHQAGLLVLELSDDGNGVDLERLRGTIVDRHLSPLETALRLSEEELLTFLFLPGFSLRDKVTEVSGRGVGLDAVQHMVRQLRGAVVLEQTAGQGSRFHLEVPLTLSVVRSLVVEVGEEAYAFPLAHIERMCDLAPDDIVQLEGRQHFWHEGRHVGLVAASQLLQRPPGQSNEETLKVVVIRERDAVYGIAVERFIGERTLVVLPLDDRLGKVQDISAGALLDDGSVVLIVDVEDMLRSVDKLLNTGRLERIARRSQQAAEAPRKRVLVVDDSLTVRELQRKLLLNRGYEVAVAVDGMDGWNALRSEDFDLLITDIDMPRMDGIELVTLLRRDSRLQSLPVMVVSYKDREEDRRRGLDAGADYYLAKASFHDDALLDAVMELIGGARA
- the lysS gene encoding lysine--tRNA ligase; amino-acid sequence: MSDQQLDPQALQQEENSLIALRKEKLAAERAKGNAFPNDFRRDNYCDALQKQYADKTKEELAEAAIPVKVAGRIMLNRGSFMVIQDMTGRIQVYVNRKTLSEETLASVKTWDMGDIIAAEGTLARSGKGDLYVEMTSVRLLTKSLRPLPDKHHGLTDTEQRYRQRYVDLIVNEDVRQTFRVRSQVIAHIRSFLMQRDFLEVETPMLQTIPGGAAAKPFETHHNALDLEMFLRIAPELYLKRLVVGGFEKVFEINRNFRNEGVSTRHNPEFTMLEFYQAYADYEDNMDLTEELFRELAQLVLGSTDVPYGDKVFHFGEPFVRLSVFDSILKYNPELTADDLTDIDKARAIAKKAGAKVLGFEGLGKLQVMIFEELVEHKLEQPHFITQYPFEVSPLARRNDDNPNVTDRFELFIGGREIANAYSELNDAEDQAERFMAQVADKDAGDDEAMHYDADFVRALEYGMPPTAGEGIGIDRLVMLLTNSPSIRDVILFPHMRPQA
- a CDS encoding chemotaxis response regulator protein-glutamate methylesterase gives rise to the protein MRIAIVNDMPLALEALRRALSLEPAHQVVWVANNGLEAVQRCAELTPDLILMDLIMPVMDGVEATRQIMAETPCPILIVTVDRQANVSRVFEAMGHGALDVVDTPALGVGNPKDAAAPLLRKILNIGWLVGQSGSRVRAETAPQRSTGKRRSLVAIGSSAGGPAALEILLKGLPRDFPAAIVLVQHVDQVFAAGMAEWLSSASGLPVRLAREGEPPQAGTVLLAGTNHHIRLLKNGTLAYTAEPVNEIYRPSIDVFFESVASHWNGDAVGVLLTGMGRDGAQGLKLLREQGYLTIAQDQQSSAVYGMPKAAAAIDAAVEIRPLDRIAPRLLEVFAK